The sequence aaactttaatcatggcATTGATAAGacccagaaaaagattttttgagcaaatacgagggttattttttttcaaagtccgatcggtcgcgaaataaaaacccgcgcaaaaatcggataaacctttgcgcatatgtgatgcgcagcatctctagtatggtcttcaatcacgccccgtcacttcgtttagttctgaacacgcagctagcacgtaagcatgtctacaacaataacatctcccgccaagtgtgaagtgcgtgtggtaattcgatttcttcaggctgaggggtttaatgcagctgaaattcatcgacaaataagtaatgtgtacggtgaaacttcaatgagtgacagcaaagtgcgacacaAAAgtggaactttaaagcaggacgtacagatgttcatgttGCAGGCGGttagggaaggaagcgagtgtcaaccgtgatttcgttgagcgagtggatgaggcgattcgagaaaatcgtcggtttataatttctgtattgagcgattcgtttcctgaaatttcaaggtcagctctctacaccattgtgtgTGAGACTttagtaccgcaaactgtgtgctagatgggttcccaagatgctgccCGAccgtcacaaaacaatgagaatggacgcctctctaacgtttctccagcgctaccacaatgaaggagaagattttttgaacaaaattgtcacaggggacgagataTAAGTccattttgaaaatgaagaaacaaaagaacaatccaaacagtagatgcattctcattcacccagtaaaccaaagaatttcaagcgaaccttctccaacagaaagtgtatggctactgtgttctgagaacagaatggagttctcttggtggaattgatggaacatggcacgaccatcactacagcctcatactgcgtgactcttcaacgtctacgaagggcaattaagaataagcagagaggaatgttgccATCAGgcgttgtctttctccatgacaacgctcggccgcacactgcagctgtaacaaagaagctcctgcagcgttttcgttgggaagtgtttgatcacccaccatacagcccggacttggctccatccgattttcacctctttgctcacatggaacgccggctaggaggacaacattttggcacagacatcaagctgcagaccggcatagaaatatggctgaaaacacaggcggctccgttctatgacgagggtattggaaagttggtaccacgctacaacaaatatctaaatcggagtggcgactatgtagagaaatagcgtaactatgtaagtacttattacaaataagaaattttttattttcattgtggttttaatttcgtgaccgatcggaccttgaaaaaaaataaccctcgtaaatgcgttgaaattattattatatttttaaatgactataaaaagctcttattacataaaatcatagctaaacttaacaaatttttataagtactcGCTGTACTTAGCCGTAGGTTACTGCCATAACCTACATTATCAAGTCGGGCAAATCAACTTAATAATGCAGTTGAAACTAAATAGTTAATATGTagttgaaatataacaaaatccaTTTACCCCTTTTTTAACCTGCAACTGTTTTTTAGCCGTAATAATTGTTTTgcatcttttatttataacaatttgttatGTTTAGCTATGATTAAAATTTAGGTAACCAGGGCCCCTATGTAAAAGCACACAGACTCCCTTGTTATGTTAACTGGTTCAAAAACTCCTAGAACAACTTACAGGATAGGATTCATggaaattaacaaaaactaaagtagtaataaaatactATACTAACGTGCTTTATTCCCAAATATCATCAGCATTAATGCAAGGTGAGTTTTTCTTTCAAGGTTTTTGGCATTGAAAAGCAATGAAACAGTCTGGTATTGAAAACAAAAGGTATTGAAATAATCTGGCTAAGAGCACTAGCAATAATCACTACAAAGTGTCAGAAGAAAATtgtagtgtattaaaaaaattgcatttagatttttttgtaaaaaaaaaaaaatcgatagagAACGAACATATATTACAATTTGCAAGAGCCTTCATACTACCGCTGCTGCATTTAAttatagtaagaaatatttttaattacttataataattgtaGGATAAATTGTGTATGATTTCAAAATACTGCAAAATGATCATACTAAAAAGTACATCATAAAATACGTAAATCTAAACTgcattatttaactataataaaattttctccgCTTTCTTTGTAAAGCATAATTCAATTTCAGTatgcattactattttattatattacacattGTTGTTTAATTACATCGGTTAAAGACATGACAAAACTAATATGAATTATTGAACCGACTACCGAAGATCTCcagaatcttttaattaatagatttagattttgattttaggaAGAGTAGAAAGCCTAAATTACGGGCCAACTTGCACATAATATGGCACACTTTTCAGCTGCGCTTAagagaaatgttattaaattgatTGTTAAGAGATGTGCTATTATATAACTATGATGAAAATAACGAATAATCTGAAAGAAGTTGTACATTAATAGAAGTAGTCTCTGAAGTGAGATATAAGTGCGTGTAAGTCTCTGAAGTGATGTAAGGAGGAGACAGTGCACAAACACATTTACACAGACTGATAAGGACACAACTACAGAGTATCAAATAGAGGTACAGAATCTAACTTATACCTCATATGAAGGTTGTGTCCTTTTGAGAAGCAGATTACCATTCCGGTGGTGCTATCATAACAGGTGGGTGTCTGTGGATTCCagacaaatgaataaattttgaaagcagaAGTAGCAGTTTCAGTAGCACTGTAAGGTGCCAACTGTTCAACAGTCGATTCAGCCTGAGGAACAAACTTAAGCAACTTACAACTTAGCTGTATTTTCAGctatgaaaataatggaatacCACCTATTTATTAAGgctgaaagtaatagaaaaatacatctgcattttctgagaaaatgtttttcacagttccttcttttttctaaattaatatggCGATATGATAGCATCTTCTTAGGTAAAAACTGCATAGATAAAATAGTCATCTGATCGGATATCTGAGTGGAGACAACTAAAAAGacaaggataaaaaatataaaaaaaacattatgtttgttGAGTATAGAAGGTCATAAGTTTAAATACggtattaacataaattaagaaaattgaggCGATGTGTCAAGGCAATGAAAAGAATGACAGCAGTCATCTAGGCAAAACGTTCAAGAAGAAAATTGTAGTGTTTTAAaagtaagtatatttaaatttttttaaactgtcttactgatttaaagagaaaaaataaacaaaaagttgattaaacaaatagaaatattaaacaaaaattataataataataaaaacataggataacagatattttattatactgtgaTTAAACATTGCAacgacaaaattatttcaatagatTCAAAGCCTACagcttataaaatgaatttatatgtcAATCTCTTCCAACAGAAATGAAAAGACAAACAGGACACATAAAGAAATTGATTTAATCAAGTACCTAAAATGAGATGACAGTCCGATAGCAACGGGAGACTTGTGCTAAAAGGAAGGGCAAAACGAGAAATGTTTCAATGAGTTAAAGAAGTAGAACGGAGACTaggctttttgaaatttatatttaatataaattagagattgcaaaaattaattttgaaatcataaaattaaaattataaaagagatgCATGGGTGAAACTATGAGATACAGAAAGGTAACAACAGATTAACTATATAATGCTAAGGCAGAAATTTCTAAATCAAACTATGGGTTGTAAAACATGTCGAAGAACAGAAATGGATACCACATTTTAGTTGTAATAGAATGTatgttgaagtttaaaaaattaaggaatgagTAAAAGTGGTGGATATAAACAAAAAGAGAACGATGTGGTGTCAAGATTTGAACAAATATCATAAATGCAGGCCTAAAAGCAGTTACAAGAGTAGGTTCAACGGAAAACAAATgggcaaatataaaaaatatgatggacAACGTTAACCACGGATGTAATGCAAAGAGCAATACTGGTGGAACTGATGAATGAATGCTGTGTATCACTGATCTTGTTCAAGGTGTATTTGTCCAGAGCCCTGAAACTTTGGACTAGGAGATATGGAAGTACAGGATTACAGACTGATAATACCACTTGTATTTCTACACTTTTTTTGCTGATAATCAAGTACTGATGGCCAAAGTCAGGTACGACATCAAATATGCTGTGgataaataagattaatattgCTATGTGGTTTGAGAGATGAACATGAACAAGACAAGATATATGATGGCTGAAGGACAGTCATAATTTTCAGATGGAAAAAATACTATGGAAGTACGCGATGAGTTTAATTACCTAGGAATCACTCTTTTTGTTATCagatgaaagttataaaaatgttttaagtaaaataataaaagttaaatagatTAACATGAGTATTATCCTGTATGCTGTAAATAGAAGTATTAAAACTGCCTAAAAAACAAATGTACAGAATTTTAATTGAGAGTTACTTGTGGGGGAGAGGTTTGAGGTTTAAGTAATGGAAGAAAGTTTAAATATTGTGGTGAGATGATGTTGCAAGATGATAGGAACGGTTAGAATTCAAAATGAGAACCATGGATGGACATCACTGAGCGAATTATTGATACAGTGGAAAAGAGACAACTTCATCGGTACGGCCACATGAGATGATCAGTGAGAGACTTCCATTGATGGTGTGGAATTGGATTTTTCTTCTAGGAATAAAGAAATAGTAGATCCTAAATTGAATTGGAGATGTTGAACAGAGAACTTATGAATAGAAAGATGTTTGCATGAGGAGGATCTCATTGGAAAAGGTGTTTGGCAGTTACGATAAAAGGCTTTGATACTGTATTATCTCACCATAAAGGTgagatataaaattaacaaaaagtataaaacattaatttaaagtcTATTAAAGGAGAGATGTAGGGAAGAAAGAGAATGAAAATTACTGAGAAGGCAGATCTacatatcaaaacataaaaaaataaattgtattaggtggacagaaaaacacaaaaaaagagcTAAAATATGATAGGACTATACAAAGAGGAAAACTTATCAGatgaaattttgaaaaggaaaagaaattcgagtttggatgatttaaacaaaaataagtaatagaTGTATGTGACATGcccgcacatacacacacacacacacacacacacacagagagagagagagagagtgtgtgagagagagagagaaaacatTACCTTTCTATGTTGTTCATCAAGAGAAACAGGAGTGAGTAGGCTATCTAGATTAGTATGTAGAATTTATAAGACTAGAAATATAcccacagatttaaaaaaaattataatttattgtacaaaagaatggtagaaacaaataaatataaaagtaattaacacaTGAAAAGATTAACAcctcatacataaaaaaacactCACCAAAGTAGTTTTCAGACAAGAAGACTTTACTTTttgctgaaaatattaaatgatattacaaactctcaaaataaaaacttacaaattattattttttaacagtgaattgtttatttttatttttatacatgataATGACTTTAGACTTGAAGGAATTTTACCAATTACTGCAATTtgattaaacatgtaaaaatcagtttttattctaATAGTGTAAAATATATCTCTTATAATAGTCTATCTTATGTAACtttaaaggttattttaatttacatttttagcaGTTAGTAACATTatctaaatcatttaaattatctgtcttagaaaaaaaaatgatacgcaaagtattactcaaatttaataagtttcattaattttttaacaaaaatttatgtaaatgatagaaatgataaaaaagatataGTCGTGTCCATAAAGTTATAGTGGTGTTTCACAATTTTACCTTAAATGAAGCTACTGAATCTATCACAGCTGATCAGTTTTGTTCTGTATGCAGGaactaacaattttttcaaatatcttcaGAATAACAAGAAAGGttgcatcaaaaatatttttaaaaaaattgacaaattgctcttttattctatatatgtttgaaatattaagtatgcacggtaataaaaaataaacagttaagaaACTGTACACAAACTTTACAATCAGAAAAAGACAAAGAATAAATACACAGGAAAAGACTGAGAgagaaaagttacttttaaagcaaatcattttacatttatgaGGGCTAATAACTGTAGTTTAAATAAACTTGgcttatattttgattttttttataaaaaaattaaactacagttATTAGCCCTCATTAgcaattaagattaaaatttttgtttttgcacTGTGGCTCCGACTCAGGTAATGAATGAACTTTTCTTACAGAGAAGTCATCCAGGACATCatcaaagttaatttatttagttaaatgatTAGTCCATATGGTACTAATCACTGACGAAAGCTGTAGAATGGTACTAGCTATTTTTGAactcaaaaagaaatattatatggtttttaaaaataatcatcatgTGTTTTTCATCAATAGTCATAATTCTCaacaaaataactcaaaaaaaaaactttttacttgcTCGTAGAAGGTTTATAGTGAACAGGGAATTTCCAGAAGTCAGTGTTCATACAAATTAGAAATCTAACGTAAcacttcttgaaaataaaatgcatactgttctttaacaaaaaatataaacaatttttatttgataataacataaaaattatacagttatagccaaaaaaagaaaattattcaggaACATGATCTGTCTCATCACCATTAAGTCGACATCACTGAGTAGGAGTTGATTTTTGATTAACATCATTGGTATTATTGGTATTATTTACAGCCATTGAATTAGCCATAGTATTATTATGGGCCTCACTTCTGCTTTGTAATAATCTTGCCCGACGACGTGTATAGTGTTGCCATAATAGAACTTGCTGTTCATCTATAAATTTTGCACACTGAGCATTCACAATTTCTCTTCGAAAATGCTCATATTGTAACAGATCAAGGAAATACAGGCACATTGGATACCtaaaaagtgaaaagaaaagaattaaatatagaaaaatatgaaaaaaaatagcaATGTTCATTAGTTTCACAGTTAGCATCATCAGTATACAGCtataagtatataaaacaaatttttataatttccaatatTCTTACCTCATAAAAAGGTCTGAAAAACCGAGATTACTAAACTATAAAAACTATCACAAAATTAGAAACATTTACAATCTACGAAAGAAGTGGATTACAATTAatacatgaacaaaaaaaaaaatttgagaaacagATCATACTATAATTCAAGATTTCCCACTTACAGACACTTATGCAGACAAAGTACAAAtacatgcatatttatttatatatgtatttaattaaacatgaTCTTAtcaattttcaagttttaattattaacaaaaatcacccgtaaatacaacaaattaattacaaGCTCAATCTAAACTTATCAAATTAGTATAACAAGTGCTTTTCAAATCCACTAATTAGTGAATTTCTTGTCCTAGGAAACGACAAGAATGTACTAGACCGGATATTGTTACttctaattaaatactttacaagATTTAACCtatcataaattttgatattattttattatttgctttacatgTATTAccttaattgttgttttttttactatttcaattttattcattttattacctTACTGTTTAAATTGGCAATAGTCTTGATAGTTAGCTCAGATGTAACTGATTTTAATTCAGCTGATCATGATAACTAGCAGTTTTAATTTGCATCATAGGTAATGTATTGCCTGTGATAGTATTTAAATACGTGATGATGAATCAGTGGATTCaaaaaaagctggtaaagtattacatgactttcctggctattaataataaaaataaagagttagagccacaacaca comes from Lycorma delicatula isolate Av1 chromosome 3, ASM4794821v1, whole genome shotgun sequence and encodes:
- the MED31 gene encoding mediator complex subunit 31, translating into MSIKYGGGPETDEQTKLRFQVELEFVQCLANPNYLNFLAQRGYFKDQAFINYLKYLLYWKEADYARYLKYPMCLYFLDLLQYEHFRREIVNAQCAKFIDEQQVLLWQHYTRRRARLLQSRSEAHNNTMANSMAVNNTNNTNDVNQKSTPTQ